In a single window of the Candidatus Nitrosotenuis cloacae genome:
- a CDS encoding WbqC family protein, which translates to MRVAIHQPQYLPYAGFFHKLSLADVFVIMDDVQYDKRFTNRNKIIVPNGWTWITVPIDKECKFGPNLDVKINNKIAWKDLHWKRMIHSYSGAKFFHMYRDYFESLYKKEWDLLFDLDYETTKQVIAWLGIKIEIVRGSELGVRGESTQRLVNTCKALGADTYISGPHGKNYLDEKLFEKSGIRLEYQDYAGLKYQQHLSESFVPDLSIVDLLANVGPSSMRLLANPGVEMMVS; encoded by the coding sequence TTGCGAGTCGCAATACACCAACCACAGTATCTCCCATACGCTGGTTTTTTCCACAAACTGAGCTTGGCTGACGTCTTTGTAATAATGGATGACGTCCAGTATGACAAGCGATTCACCAACAGAAACAAAATCATAGTGCCCAACGGATGGACGTGGATCACAGTTCCAATAGATAAGGAATGCAAGTTCGGCCCAAATCTGGATGTGAAGATAAACAACAAGATTGCCTGGAAGGATCTTCATTGGAAGAGAATGATCCACTCATACTCGGGCGCAAAATTCTTTCACATGTACCGGGATTATTTTGAGTCGCTGTACAAAAAAGAATGGGATCTTCTTTTTGATCTAGACTATGAGACCACAAAACAGGTGATTGCGTGGCTTGGCATCAAAATCGAGATAGTACGGGGATCCGAACTTGGCGTTAGGGGTGAGTCCACCCAGAGACTTGTAAATACGTGCAAGGCACTCGGGGCAGACACGTACATTTCCGGGCCGCACGGGAAAAACTATCTTGATGAAAAACTATTTGAAAAAAGCGGCATCCGCCTGGAATACCAAGACTATGCGGGCCTCAAGTACCAGCAGCACCTCTCCGAGTCGTTTGTTCCTGATCTGTCGATTGTAGATCTGCTTGCAAATGTAGGACCTTCAAGCATGCGTCTTCTTGCGAATCCTGGAGTGGAGATGATGGTCAGTTGA
- a CDS encoding NAD-dependent epimerase/dehydratase family protein, with product MRAHKALVTGGAGFIGSHIVEELLRRNIETVVIDDLSTGSLANLSAHHNNKLLHIKIGNAKRISEILRDIDEIDVVFHEAAIASVPRSVIEPMVVHDTNVNMTLEIMNFCLQKNIKRFIFASSAAVYGVLHSRAEENIVCSPFSPYGASKLCVENYLDAYYHTYGLENVNLRYFNVYGPRQKLNDYSGVITVFINNILGGQTPTIHGDGLQERDFVSVADIVRANMLSMDSDAAIGNTYNVASGQSTSIKRLLETLQDITKTTHLGHRFGPRRAGDVKFGLASAEKIRKQLGFEITVPLRQGLNEVIEFMKMHAGPQLASP from the coding sequence ATGAGGGCTCACAAGGCACTCGTAACAGGAGGAGCGGGTTTCATCGGCAGCCACATCGTAGAAGAACTACTCAGAAGAAACATCGAGACGGTTGTAATAGACGATCTAAGCACCGGCTCACTTGCAAACCTGTCTGCGCACCACAATAACAAACTCCTTCACATCAAGATTGGCAATGCCAAGAGGATATCAGAGATTCTGCGCGACATCGATGAAATCGACGTTGTGTTTCATGAGGCAGCCATTGCCAGCGTTCCAAGATCGGTCATAGAGCCGATGGTGGTGCACGACACCAACGTCAACATGACCCTTGAAATCATGAACTTTTGTCTGCAGAAAAACATCAAAAGATTCATTTTTGCATCGTCTGCTGCAGTGTACGGAGTATTGCATTCAAGGGCCGAGGAGAACATTGTTTGCAGTCCGTTCTCTCCGTACGGTGCCTCAAAGCTGTGTGTGGAGAACTATCTTGATGCATACTACCACACATACGGTCTGGAAAACGTCAATTTGAGATATTTTAACGTCTACGGCCCAAGGCAGAAATTAAATGACTACAGTGGTGTCATCACCGTTTTCATAAACAACATACTTGGAGGCCAGACACCTACAATACACGGCGACGGCTTGCAGGAACGCGATTTTGTATCAGTTGCAGACATAGTGAGGGCAAATATGTTGTCCATGGATTCTGACGCGGCCATAGGTAACACATACAATGTGGCATCAGGCCAATCCACCAGCATCAAAAGACTTTTGGAGACACTCCAGGACATCACCAAGACAACCCATCTCGGACATCGATTCGGTCCAAGGCGCGCAGGCGATGTGAAATTCGGCCTTGCGTCGGCCGAGAAGATAAGGAAGCAACTCGGCTTTGAGATCACAGTTCCCCTCAGGCAGGGACTAAACGAGGTAATTGAGTTTATGAAGATGCACGCGGGACCGCAATTGGCAAGCCCATGA
- a CDS encoding MSCRAMM family protein, with protein sequence MKIIVSAVLLAILSSAGVAAYGEEEGMLQIDIKSSGGERPTHHGIVLKIYQDANETATKILPTSNPYEIALPLNHRYKIEAYASGMFVDVDFVELSRQNRVDLNMPTPGSVRFTTLYSDGYTPVEDALVSLRSNDGSYRYWTNSTTDAAGNTIRFWLQPTIAKGDHYVVDIILGDGLIHTHFPITVSQGLSTDVKITTPWPKAIDQLIVVSVIDADIGKISGLDRDIMVELYDEHGDQIQSSRVNHRGDAYFSNLKVGTYLLRAVDLRLPEVKELGSTKVTLSGKTGPLEIMANTQKIQNGTEQIPDVPTDISADPPESADTATEPAPNVPSWIKSVADWWARGQISDTEFLEAIEYLVNHRIITVQHLQTG encoded by the coding sequence ATGAAGATAATCGTATCAGCAGTCCTGCTGGCGATCCTCTCTAGTGCAGGTGTTGCGGCATACGGGGAGGAGGAGGGCATGCTCCAAATAGATATAAAATCAAGCGGCGGCGAGAGGCCGACCCATCACGGAATTGTACTAAAGATATACCAGGACGCCAACGAGACCGCAACTAAGATACTGCCCACTAGCAACCCGTACGAGATAGCGTTACCATTAAACCACAGGTATAAAATCGAGGCATATGCTAGCGGCATGTTCGTCGACGTTGATTTTGTAGAACTCTCACGACAGAATAGGGTGGACCTCAACATGCCTACGCCGGGCAGCGTTCGCTTCACGACGCTTTACTCCGACGGGTATACGCCAGTTGAGGATGCACTGGTGTCGCTGCGTTCCAATGACGGTTCTTACAGATACTGGACAAACAGCACAACAGATGCAGCAGGCAATACGATCCGATTTTGGCTCCAACCCACCATTGCAAAAGGCGATCACTATGTAGTGGACATCATTCTTGGCGACGGGTTGATTCACACCCATTTCCCAATCACAGTATCACAAGGACTATCCACAGACGTCAAAATCACCACTCCGTGGCCCAAGGCCATTGATCAGCTCATAGTAGTATCAGTCATCGATGCGGATATTGGCAAGATCTCAGGGCTGGACAGGGACATAATGGTTGAACTTTATGACGAGCACGGAGATCAGATCCAGTCATCACGCGTAAACCATCGTGGAGACGCATATTTTTCCAATCTCAAGGTGGGCACCTATCTTCTGCGTGCAGTAGATCTCAGGCTGCCAGAAGTCAAGGAACTTGGTAGCACCAAGGTGACCCTGAGTGGCAAGACAGGTCCGCTTGAGATCATGGCAAATACGCAGAAAATACAAAACGGAACAGAACAAATCCCAGACGTTCCAACAGACATATCAGCAGATCCCCCAGAAAGTGCAGATACAGCAACAGAGCCCGCTCCAAATGTGCCGTCATGGATAAAGAGCGTAGCGGATTGGTGGGCCAGAGGCCAGATATCAGATACAGAATTCCTAGAGGCAATAGAGTACCTGGTAAACCACAGAATCATCACGGTGCAGCATTTGCAGACAGGATAG
- a CDS encoding winged helix-turn-helix domain-containing protein, whose translation MNGSADFIDRNVIGWGNRGWLDIIDFILEVCKNGSLKTHIMYKCNLNSKQVERYIQFLLRCRLLDEVKTVEDSKRQLYKTTDLGRKYTGRYKELAEIFN comes from the coding sequence ATGAATGGTTCTGCAGACTTTATTGACAGAAATGTCATAGGTTGGGGAAACCGCGGATGGCTCGACATCATCGACTTTATACTCGAAGTCTGCAAGAACGGTTCTCTAAAGACGCACATAATGTACAAGTGCAATCTGAACTCAAAACAGGTGGAGCGATACATACAGTTCCTACTGCGCTGCAGATTACTTGACGAAGTGAAAACTGTGGAAGACTCCAAGCGTCAGTTGTACAAGACAACGGATCTTGGAAGAAAGTACACAGGCAGGTACAAGGAGCTGGCAGAGATATTCAACTGA
- a CDS encoding response regulator, with protein sequence MSGIVPYRQVLVVEDEAGVGSLIKSTLEKNHFEVHVFDDPILSLTIFRDDPVGYFLVIYDMSIKHMSAFEFLRQIKEENPDVRTVLITTIKIKPTEFNKVLPSLSVDGFLQKQHISSQIIPCINKILGPRRIGRSDIGMYR encoded by the coding sequence ATGAGCGGCATTGTTCCGTACAGACAGGTGCTGGTAGTCGAAGACGAGGCAGGTGTCGGATCATTGATCAAATCAACACTGGAGAAGAATCACTTTGAGGTGCACGTCTTTGATGATCCCATCCTGTCTCTGACCATATTTAGAGACGATCCTGTGGGTTATTTCCTTGTGATATATGACATGAGCATAAAGCATATGTCGGCATTTGAATTTCTAAGACAGATAAAAGAAGAGAATCCAGACGTCAGGACGGTATTAATCACCACAATCAAGATAAAGCCTACGGAGTTCAACAAGGTACTGCCATCATTAAGTGTGGACGGCTTCCTCCAAAAACAACACATATCAAGCCAGATCATTCCGTGCATCAACAAGATACTTGGTCCGCGCAGAATAGGCAGATCAGACATTGGAATGTACCGCTAA
- a CDS encoding winged helix-turn-helix domain-containing protein has product MKKVSKSQTLRRIDVEIVRRMIFVLYEKGKQRKTRMALMAHLSYDKCMRYLEWLELMGIVYWENERDFEYVVLTDAGVELYRKYSLHGRSRML; this is encoded by the coding sequence GTGAAAAAAGTTTCCAAATCCCAGACATTGAGGCGAATAGATGTTGAGATAGTGAGGAGGATGATTTTTGTCCTGTACGAAAAAGGCAAGCAGAGAAAAACTAGGATGGCGTTGATGGCACACCTGTCGTACGACAAGTGCATGAGGTATCTGGAGTGGCTGGAACTGATGGGTATTGTGTACTGGGAAAATGAGCGAGACTTTGAATATGTGGTTCTGACTGATGCAGGTGTCGAACTGTACCGGAAATATTCGCTGCACGGCAGATCCCGGATGCTATAG
- a CDS encoding PIG-L deacetylase family protein, translating into MNILAIGAHPDDIELGCGGLLIKAARQGHSVYMYSITRGAVSGDPKQRTHELMKSAKFIGAKNLWIDDFEDTKLSVNSELINHIEHFIAKADPDLVLTHSPMDAHHDHRAIATATMEAGRFTSNILSYEIPLTKDFSPQVYYDISDVVDDKVELINIFWSQHTKLYLKSNAIKGLAEYRALQSRLNTTINYVEAFEVHKLCFGQEFNLYKVPKESLIKYQKNTIAPSGILELV; encoded by the coding sequence GTGAATATTTTAGCAATCGGCGCACATCCAGACGACATTGAGCTTGGGTGTGGAGGACTGCTCATCAAGGCCGCAAGGCAGGGACACAGTGTGTACATGTACTCCATCACAAGGGGCGCAGTATCAGGCGATCCCAAGCAACGAACCCACGAGCTGATGAAATCAGCCAAATTCATTGGCGCAAAAAACCTCTGGATTGACGACTTTGAGGACACAAAGCTTAGCGTGAACAGCGAGCTGATCAACCACATCGAACACTTTATTGCGAAAGCGGATCCGGACTTGGTACTAACACACTCTCCGATGGACGCCCATCATGATCACAGAGCAATTGCAACTGCCACGATGGAGGCAGGTAGGTTCACCTCAAACATCCTGTCTTATGAAATACCCCTTACAAAGGACTTTTCGCCGCAAGTATACTATGACATCTCGGACGTGGTCGACGACAAGGTGGAGCTAATCAACATATTTTGGTCGCAGCATACAAAGCTGTACCTAAAATCCAACGCCATCAAAGGCCTTGCAGAGTATCGGGCCCTTCAAAGTAGGCTCAATACCACCATAAACTATGTGGAGGCATTTGAGGTACACAAGCTATGCTTCGGTCAGGAGTTCAACCTATACAAAGTGCCCAAAGAGTCACTGATTAAATATCAAAAGAACACAATAGCTCCCAGTGGAATTCTTGAGCTCGTCTAA
- the pelF gene encoding GT4 family glycosyltransferase PelF, whose protein sequence is MIKKILLVNWDCYPHCASGGVYSWTKSMIDNMQDWQFIVVNQLSNPNCNGNYKIPPQVTKVIEIPIFGSNRYEEYHREKKSLIVKIMRTHNKVIEREFIPLYKEFIQVVLTAYTEPHELCEIIVKMHRFLVKHDTKKCFENHLCWQVFLKRILVDPLYCHMTLKEALLAFQLIQRSMQLLSLDIPKVDLIHCSLAWIPAFIAIFAKIEHGCPVIITEHGVAYRELLLYYNAYMYDEGSKVFWKVFSRNIVKTIYSIADSITPVCSANANWEQMLHADRSKIKVIYNGVDTDRFKPLPVQKTSTHPTIVCVARIEAFKDIICLVQAIKYVKESIPDVRCLIYGGSTDLRYSIRCVEAVKNFNLEETIKFMGATKEPERAYNDADVVVVSSVTEGFPFAIIEAMACGKAVVAADVGGVREALQGCGILVRSRHPQEFAESIIKLLGDKNLRDEFGALAVRRVLNEFTLKHSVDQFREQYESLIAQSQNSEIGVSQ, encoded by the coding sequence ATGATCAAAAAGATCCTCCTCGTCAACTGGGATTGCTACCCACACTGCGCCTCCGGTGGAGTATACAGCTGGACCAAGAGCATGATAGACAACATGCAGGACTGGCAGTTTATCGTAGTAAATCAGCTGTCAAACCCTAACTGCAACGGCAACTACAAAATCCCTCCCCAGGTGACCAAAGTAATCGAGATACCGATATTCGGCTCCAACAGATATGAAGAGTATCACCGCGAAAAAAAATCACTCATAGTAAAGATAATGAGGACGCACAACAAGGTCATAGAGCGGGAGTTTATCCCACTCTACAAAGAATTCATCCAAGTGGTACTTACTGCATACACCGAACCGCACGAATTATGCGAGATAATAGTCAAGATGCATAGATTCCTAGTAAAGCACGACACAAAGAAGTGCTTTGAGAATCATCTCTGCTGGCAGGTCTTTTTGAAGAGGATTCTCGTAGATCCACTTTATTGCCACATGACGCTAAAAGAGGCACTCTTGGCATTCCAGCTTATCCAAAGAAGCATGCAGCTCTTGTCCTTGGACATACCAAAGGTGGATCTAATACACTGCTCTCTAGCATGGATTCCCGCGTTCATCGCAATCTTTGCAAAGATAGAGCATGGTTGTCCAGTCATAATCACAGAGCACGGCGTAGCGTATCGCGAGCTATTGTTGTACTATAATGCATACATGTATGATGAGGGCTCCAAGGTGTTTTGGAAGGTTTTTTCAAGAAACATTGTGAAGACAATCTACTCGATTGCAGACTCTATAACTCCAGTCTGCTCTGCCAATGCAAACTGGGAGCAGATGCTTCATGCAGACAGATCCAAAATTAAGGTGATCTACAACGGAGTCGATACGGACAGATTCAAGCCACTCCCCGTACAAAAAACCAGTACGCATCCCACCATTGTCTGCGTTGCACGCATAGAGGCGTTCAAGGACATAATCTGCCTAGTTCAGGCAATCAAGTACGTAAAAGAAAGCATTCCTGATGTCAGGTGCCTCATCTACGGCGGATCAACGGATCTCAGATATTCCATCAGATGCGTCGAGGCAGTCAAGAACTTCAATCTTGAAGAGACCATCAAGTTTATGGGCGCAACCAAGGAGCCCGAAAGGGCCTACAACGATGCAGACGTAGTAGTAGTCAGCAGCGTCACCGAGGGATTTCCGTTTGCAATAATTGAGGCAATGGCGTGCGGCAAGGCAGTAGTAGCAGCTGACGTGGGCGGTGTGAGGGAGGCGCTTCAAGGATGCGGAATTCTCGTGAGAAGCAGGCACCCCCAAGAGTTTGCAGAGAGCATAATCAAACTGCTTGGTGACAAGAATCTAAGAGACGAGTTCGGAGCGCTTGCAGTAAGGCGGGTGTTAAACGAATTTACCCTAAAGCATTCAGTTGATCAGTTCCGCGAACAGTACGAATCATTAATAGCGCAAAGCCAGAACTCAGAGATAGGAGTTTCCCAATGA